The nucleotide sequence GGgcataaaaatgtaattaaagtTTTCAATGCCAAGTCATAAAGTTCACTTTATTGACAAACCTAAttactaaatattttttaggacTTAAATTTCTAAGTCCTCTGCTCGAAATCTGCTCGACTCCTATACACCCCTGAACTTTACGAGTACCAGGTATAAATAGAACAAAAAATGCCGGAGCAGAACCAAAGAAGGCGAAACATGAGGCACTGGGAACAAGCGTAAATCACATCACAAAAGGCAGCCAACGACAGGGGCAACATGGTGTCAGGGGGCCCACTAACATCATCGCCGAACATCTGTCGAGGGCTGCGAGAGTTCTACTAGGTTGGGCCGGACTGCAGATAAGAGTGAGACCTGAATGGAGCCACAACTCATGTACTTTGGCAGAGGCAGCATTAATTGCTCAGTAATTACACGGAGTGTCATCGCATTTGACAGGCCTCAGACACTGGATAGACGGGAGATGGGGCAGCGATTCCGGCTACTATCTGGCTTCGATTAGAAAACAATCGAAATGGGAGCTTCGGCCCGAGGCGACTCCTGACCTTCGACTAATTGCATTCGGTATCACGCGTTCGCCATGCGAGCCGGCCAAACAAAAGTTGGTTTTCAGCCAGACACAGTCATAAAGCATATCTGGTCGCTTTGCTTTTGGATTTCTTCGCGATAGTGATAAAAAGTCTCTTTGCGATAAGGAGGGGACGAACAATTAAACGAAGTAAACAAACAGAACTTTTTTGATTGTCGACGTACGCTTTTATTGAGCTGCACTTGACACTTGCCATCACAATCGTCAGACGAATGTAAcgaaatcaaaatatttacgCCTCAATTTGAGTTGATTTTTCTGAAATAATTGACACGACAAATGCGCCGAGTTATACGAACAAAAAATCCCCTGATTTGATGTTATTGCGCCTGAAAGGCAATCAAAGCTACCGCCCAACAAGGTGGTGGAGCATGGGGCGAAAAAGAAATGGAAAAgctaataaaaatacttttgatTGATGGATGCGCGGGCTGGGAAGATCAGCTGCAGCTGTTGGGGCAGGAAAAACAAACTCGCTGTTTACTCGGTTGTTTTCTCAACAGTTATCTTTCCGACATGCTAATCTCATTCTATTTCTCCACCTTTGCAAAGGTACTTTTTTTGTAGGAAGTTCTTAACGGGATAAGCCTATTCAGTTGTCAAAGCTACTAACATTAGATAGGGaggtgtataccctttcatTACAGGGTACAAAATCGGAGGAAAGGGTATATACGATTTAGAGACAGCTTGACTATAAGCAATAGCATAGTTTTTTAACTAGCATTGTTTTTCAACTATCATTAAAAAAGTAATGCTAGTAGAAAAACTTTTCATTAGCATTGAAATTAGTAATGCTACTGAAAGCAATTTCATTAGGttttgaaaaatgaaataatactgaaaatacatttaatttcatacattccaaaaatttctaaaagtaatgttaattaaattaaattacattggcattaaaaaaaaaacaataccattattataatttataagaATCCAAAAAAGTAACGCTAACGAGGAAtcccacccaaaaaaaaatttgttttaaattagaTGGGCTAGAATGGCGCATAAATGAACCGCGAATTCTTTGGAGTGGAGTAACTACTACATTTCGAAATCATTGAAAgctaaatgtttattttattcacatttatatatatgtaaattttACCTTAACAAAAGCTTTATTTCGGTGGCAACTAATTTTAAGTTTGAGGTGACGCAAAACAATTCATTTcatagttttttaaaatttccaattagatattttttttcttttaaacattttattgccATTCATAACAAGCTTTTTTAAACGACTACCCACAGTCGGGGCTTTCAACAGTAACGTTCATTCATGTTTATGATGTCCCTAATGGCAACCCTTCAAAAAAGGATCCCACGCTGTCCACggtttttaaacatttttaattttttccgcaAACCCAGGACAATCTTTTTTAGGTTTCCGCTTCCACGAATCAAtctgatgttttatttttagccGTTGATTCCAGGAATGGCCAATTCATAGAAAGCCTGCTAAAAACACTTGGATTCGAGAATTAAAGCCATTTTAATTAGAGCACATTGTGCATAAGATCTGATTATTATATAATGGGTCGATGCCGGAATTGTGAAATTCAATTAGCCATAATTTAAAACTGATTATGCATTGCGTGTCGGACTAACTGAGTTTTTGACCACGCGCCGCTGGCTAAAAAACCAATTAACACACATAATGATTATTAGAAATGCGAGCAAAACACCAGGGAAGGTTTCTGGTGTTGCAGTTTTGCTGATTACGAACTGATTAGGTGCATTCGACGGGGACTGTTTAATTAATTGGATTGCCATTTATGCCTctgcttgttgtttttatgGCTTACGTTGGTGCTGTCGCAATTTATGACCTCCCCTCAGTTCTGTTTTGCGATTGGGGGCGATAAGACAGTGGGCTTGGCCTAGAAGAAGTTGCTCATTGATTTACGACCTTTGTTTTCAGCTGGTGTCGCCGGAGCGGCGTTTGGAGAAGGCGCATCCCACCTTTACGGAGCGGAGCCAACTGAAGTACGCCCGCAGGCTGGTGGTCAAGCTGGGCAGTGCAGTCATTACCCGCGAGGACAACCACGGTCTAGCCCTCGGCCGACTGGCCTCTATAGTGGAACAGGTTAGATATGTCACTGCATCTCACTCGTTAAATTCCCTAAATATGGACTATGAGTAAAGGGACCGCAAagctgaaaaattaaattttaaaccaTTTTGTACCACTATTTACCTTCATTGCAAATACTTTTATGACTTTACTTAATGGAGTTATACTGTAAGTCAAAGAATGACGTAGTCTTTAATGGTCATTTTAGGTTTTATGTATGACATACATCATTGTATTCCATTAAATGTAAATTTTACTGTGTCCTAAAAAATGCAACAATTCATTTTGAGCACGGAAGTAAGAGGAATTCATCCTGAAAAGTGACTTTCATTTTTCCCCagcatatttttattattattacaaaaTCATAATCTTGAGcagaatattttcgaaatatcCAATATCGCAGAAATCTCAAGTGGATTAGGTATGCTgtggaaaataaaatgtttaatataATGATAAATGTTTTCGGTCTGAAACTTTTTTGTAGCATACCTTTAAAATCTTTACAGATTTCATTGGGACTTTAGATTCCAGTCTTAATTACATTTAATGAATTACTTATGTATTTAAAGGCCTTTAAAAATGAGTGAATCGTACTCATAGTACTACCATTTTAACTGACAGGTTGCCGAGTGCCACTTAGAGGGTCGTGAGGTGATGATGGTCACCAGTGGAGCGGTGGCCTTTGGAAAGCAGAAGCTCGCCCAGGAACTGCTGATGTCCCTGTCGATGCGCGAGACCCTCAATCCGAAGGACAGCAAAGAGGTAGCTGCTGGAGTAAGCCCAGTTCCTAGCCCTAACCCAATGTTTTCTCTTCGAAATTAGTTCGATGGCGCCACACTGGAACCACGAGCGGCGGCTGCGGTGGGTCAGTCGGGTCTGATGTCCCTCTACGACGCGATGTTTGCCCAGTACGGCGTCAAGATAGCGCAGGTGAGCCCCGGAGCACATCCCCCACTAATTAGAACACACAGATTTGAGTGAGCCGTGATGGCTGTTTGGGTTTAGGTGCTGGTGACCAAGCCCGACTTCTACAACGAGGAGACACGCAACAATCTCTTCTGCACGCTCTCCGAATTAATTAGCCTTAATATTGTGCCAATCATAAATACCAACGACGCCGTATCCCCGCCGATGTTCATACGTGACGACGAGCCGGCCGGCGGAGCAAGGAGGGTGAGTTGGGTGCACGGATACCTTTTGGCCGATACGTGACCCGATCCTTTGTTGCAGGGCATTCCCATTAAGGACAACGACAGTTTGTCCGCCATGCTGGCCGCCGAGGTGCAGGCGGACCTGCTTATCCTCATGTCGGACGTCGATGGCATCTACAACAAGCCGCCCTGGGAGGACGGGGCCAAGCTGATGCACACCTACTCCAGCGAcgacagcagcagcatcgAGTTTGGCAAAAAGTCAAAGGTAATCCTCCCTCCTCGCAATCTTAACCCACTTATCTGAACCCCAACCCCTTTCCACAGGTGGGCACTGGCGGCATGGACTCCAAGGTGAAGGCGGCCACCTGGGCGCTGGACCGGGGCGTAAGCGTGGTCATCTGCAACGGAATGCAGGAGAAGGCCATCAAGACCATAATTGGCGGCCGGAAGGTGGGCACCTTCTTCACGGAGGCCACCGAGAGCACCAACGCCGTGCCCGTCGAGGTGATGGCCGAGAACGGTGAGTGGACCGCAGGGCAAATGGCTTATGGCCGGGCGAAAGGATAATGACGGAGAATGATGTGGCCAGACAATAGAAAGAGGTTTAGGAGGGCTCTTCTCGCATAATTAGCGGTTTTGTGAGCGGGCTTCCAGCCACATCGATGGCCAATCATCCGGTGCGAAGCCCTCAGCCGGAACCAGCGCACTCAGATGGTGAGAAAGTTGCAAGATGCTAACGGCGAATGACAAGTGCTGGGCGAGGCTAATGGCCATTATGGCTTACACCAGCTAAGCAAGCCCGGGGGCAGAAGGAGGCAGAAAAGTGGGTCAGCCAGGACTGTCTGCCGGACCCTGGAGCACTCTAGAGCCGTTGTTGCGAATTTAACTCAGTTTTTATTAAGGCTAACTGCAGCAGCTGGCCGAAAGTGCCTGTTAATTAGGCAGATGCAACTTGTAAAACCCTGTGAAACCCCTTTCTCGTTCCAGCGCGAACCGGGAGTCGCCAGATGCAGGCCCTCACGCCCGCCCAGAGGGCCAGTGCAGTGGACACCCTGGCCGACCTGCTGGTGAGCCGCGAGAAGTTCATCCTGGACGCCAACGCCAAGGACCTGGCTGAGGCCCAGAAGAACGGACTGGCCAAGCCACTGTTGTCGCGCCTCTCGCTCAACGCGGCCAAGCTGAAGAACCTCTCCGTCGGCCTCAAGCAAATCGCCGAGGACAGTCACAAGGTAGGGAACTTAATTACTGGCCACTTTTCAGGGCGCTGGACCGGCTGGTGACCCCTGAAAGGTTCCGGCAAATTGCATTTGTTGCAGTGTCGAAAAGTCAGCCCCAAATTGAGTTAGCCCTGGGCCCGGCGCTGGGATTTGTCTGCCCGGCAAGCCGGCAATCTGGAAGCTGCAAAATGGCCATTTCATGAGCTCCAACAAAGGCGGACTTCGACTTGGAGAGCCATATGCAGTTTGCAAAGCCTTAACAGCATTATGAAATCTCCGAGCAATTTTACACTTGAACAAAAATTGACACCCCAGTCGGAGGCGAGGCATTCGATGCTCGACCGGCTGGTGACCTGGCCAATCCGCCCAGGGAGTGGCCATCGGAGCAGCCCGATATGCCGGAAGTTCGCTGGGAACGGGATGGGATGGCAGCTAAGCAAGCGGAAGATAAAAGACAGTTTCTTGTGTGCGCTCTCGTTTGGTGTCTTGCCAGTGACATTAGCCCGCATCCTGGTCCCGGTCCTGCCCTTGTCCCCTTTTAGCGCCAGACAGAGTTGATCGAATATCGCCGGGAACAGGGTTGGGGTTGGGGGTTGGGTTCGGCACTGGGCCCCCTCCCCAGCGAACCGTTTTATTGGATGTGATTGTGCGGAAACGCAGAAAGTTTTCCATCGTGTTTTTTTCTGGGTAAAAAGTTTTTCCATTGGGGCGGGGGCTGGGACATGAGTTTATTGTAAAAATGGCAAGCGAAATTGTGACACAAAATGGCGGCAGCGTGAAAAATCATAAAAAGGCGAGCGCACACACGTATAAAGAAGCTGCCTGGGAATACAGAAAAACCATAACGCACTCAATAAATGTCGCTCCGATGGCGAAAAgtgtttctgtttttctgCCCCACTTTTCCCTTATTTTCCTGCGACAAACAAATGCCACGGACATTGTTTGGCCTCCGGGCCTCAGAAGCGTTCCAAAGTTTAATAGGTGAGCGGGGCGGGGGGCTGCTGTCCTGGTGGTGCTTCAGTTTTCAATTACCCGGACTACTTACGCTTcatataaaaagttatattgCGAAATAAATACTGAGTAACGTAGTAGCCAACTGTATTAGGCCGAAGTATTTTGGAAAGATGAGTGAGATATATTTTCTTCGCGCGCTTTTTCAATTTCCTGTCCTGGCTCCACATTCCCTGCACATCTTATGACCCCTAATAACCTAGTTCAACCCTCCTTTGCAAGGCGCCACTACATCAGCTCCGACTTATCCAATTGTCCTTtgcaaatataatttaaagttTGACGTCCTGCAATGCCAGAGTCAATAATAATGACCATATAACCAAATTTACCCAGTGCCCGAGTCGAGTTTAATGGTTAAGCAAGAAGTGGCGAGGACTCCTCCTGGGTCGAGGCCCCATCTCCCCCACCTCCGTATCCATTCTATGCAAACAAGGCCAGCCAACTGCTGTCAGCAGACGTCCAGCCCAGACCAACCCGCAATCTCTTTATGTTATCTGCAGCCAATTTTCTAGAGATTTCGCACAACAGCAGGAGGACGCAGAACGGAGGACTCGCCGGAGGTGGAGGCGGGTCAGCCCAAGTGCGGGGGCGTTGGACAGCAGgccattaaaaataaataaagattaCGACGCGCTGAGCGACTTGATTTATGTAACGCCTCAAAATGGACGCCGGGGAATCGAAAAGTGGAATGGGAGTGGGGTGGCAAGCGGCTCTCCCTGCGAATGAAACTGTCGCATAAATATCGAGTTATTTTTATGGCCCGGTCCCACATGGCGTATGCGTTATGCGATTTACGCTGACTTGTGAATTGGCTTTCCCCGCCCTCCTCCACAACCCCAAACGATTACTTCGTGTCTCATCAGGATTCGCTTTCCTTGCAGAACGTGGGTCGTGTCCTGAGACGCACCCGCCTCGCCGATCAGCTGGAGCTCAAGCAGGTCACCGTGCCCATCGGCGTCCTGCTGGTTATCTTCGAATCCCGCCCAGACTCGCTGCCCCAGGTGGCCGCCTTGGCGATGGCCTCGGCCAACGGGTTGCTCCTCAAGGGCGGCAAGGAGGCGGCCCACAGCAACAAGGCGCTGATGGAGCTGGTCAAGGAGGCGCTGGCCACCGTAGGAGCGGAGCACGCCGTGTCCCTGGTGAGTTTTTCTTGTATTGGGACAGGGAAAGGGTTGGGCAGAAAAACCTACAATTTATTTAAGACTTTATCCAGGACAGTATATACTATACTCATAGTTTAAACAcactaatttatttattttttttacaattttatattgaatacttatttattagtttttaataatttgtatttatttattttgcaatgCCGCTTACAATAAATCTGGGGTCTTATTTTCAAAACGCAGTAGTAAAGAAGACTTAGGTAACTAACGACTTAATGTTCCCTGGTTAAATTGTTTGCTCCTTAATCGcttaattaaaaagttatcGGCATAAGCCTATATTGGTGTtcttatatatatactttttagatattttatattaaaaaatgaaataccCAATGTCTTCAGAtgttttaaaatgatttttagCAAGCCAAAGTCGTAATTTACATTATAGATTGCAAGTCAGATAATAGATGGAGGATTTTCCGAAGTTGTGTAACCCTTTCGATCCCCATTCAAGGT is from Drosophila suzukii chromosome 3, CBGP_Dsuzu_IsoJpt1.0, whole genome shotgun sequence and encodes:
- the P5CS gene encoding delta-1-pyrroline-5-carboxylate synthase isoform X2 → MLNQKKIIAAERPNYSIDLVSPERRLEKAHPTFTERSQLKYARRLVVKLGSAVITREDNHGLALGRLASIVEQVAECHLEGREVMMVTSGAVAFGKQKLAQELLMSLSMRETLNPKDSKEFDGATLEPRAAAAVGQSGLMSLYDAMFAQYGVKIAQVLVTKPDFYNEETRNNLFCTLSELISLNIVPIINTNDAVSPPMFIRDDEPAGGARRGIPIKDNDSLSAMLAAEVQADLLILMSDVDGIYNKPPWEDGAKLMHTYSSDDSSSIEFGKKSKVGTGGMDSKVKAATWALDRGVSVVICNGMQEKAIKTIIGGRKVGTFFTEATESTNAVPVEVMAENARTGSRQMQALTPAQRASAVDTLADLLVSREKFILDANAKDLAEAQKNGLAKPLLSRLSLNAAKLKNLSVGLKQIAEDSHKNVGRVLRRTRLADQLELKQVTVPIGVLLVIFESRPDSLPQVAALAMASANGLLLKGGKEAAHSNKALMELVKEALATVGAEHAVSLVSTREEISDLLSMENHIDLIIPRGSSELVRSIQQQSLHIPVLGHAEGVCHVYIDRDADLQKALRIARDAKCDYPAACNAMETLLIHEDLMSGEIFGDVCNMLKREGVKIYAGPRLNQQLTFGPPAAKSLKHEYGALECCIEVVPSLDEAINHIHTYGSSHTDVIVTENDAAAKQFLGSVDSACVFHNASSRFADGFRFGLGAEVGISTARIHARGPVGVEGLLTTKWILNGQDHAAADFAEGGTRTWLHETLPLD
- the P5CS gene encoding delta-1-pyrroline-5-carboxylate synthase isoform X1; protein product: MLRNSFNLAQSLQHGLSRNAWRAVSSHGPRQPLVSPERRLEKAHPTFTERSQLKYARRLVVKLGSAVITREDNHGLALGRLASIVEQVAECHLEGREVMMVTSGAVAFGKQKLAQELLMSLSMRETLNPKDSKEFDGATLEPRAAAAVGQSGLMSLYDAMFAQYGVKIAQVLVTKPDFYNEETRNNLFCTLSELISLNIVPIINTNDAVSPPMFIRDDEPAGGARRGIPIKDNDSLSAMLAAEVQADLLILMSDVDGIYNKPPWEDGAKLMHTYSSDDSSSIEFGKKSKVGTGGMDSKVKAATWALDRGVSVVICNGMQEKAIKTIIGGRKVGTFFTEATESTNAVPVEVMAENARTGSRQMQALTPAQRASAVDTLADLLVSREKFILDANAKDLAEAQKNGLAKPLLSRLSLNAAKLKNLSVGLKQIAEDSHKNVGRVLRRTRLADQLELKQVTVPIGVLLVIFESRPDSLPQVAALAMASANGLLLKGGKEAAHSNKALMELVKEALATVGAEHAVSLVSTREEISDLLSMENHIDLIIPRGSSELVRSIQQQSLHIPVLGHAEGVCHVYIDRDADLQKALRIARDAKCDYPAACNAMETLLIHEDLMSGEIFGDVCNMLKREGVKIYAGPRLNQQLTFGPPAAKSLKHEYGALECCIEVVPSLDEAINHIHTYGSSHTDVIVTENDAAAKQFLGSVDSACVFHNASSRFADGFRFGLGAEVGISTARIHARGPVGVEGLLTTKWILNGQDHAAADFAEGGTRTWLHETLPLD